In Psychrobacter immobilis, a single genomic region encodes these proteins:
- a CDS encoding YncE family protein has protein sequence MNQINALSRAIALAFSSLIAVSALSGCGSSDDRKTPIVDSEHDHDHGDDHDHDDESAVSTEMEQGRLFITAKDGSQAYIYSLAQDKVIQTLPLTGQADAVQSSPDGHYAVIMDRTNNAVNFYHSGLEIENHGDHDHPYARDAAKMPLQLNYTRPVHFQTFGEQAGLFFDGLGATGNPIENPVQEAGFVLVTDTGIADGTLPYQKLNTSMHGTAEPRGNYVIASQRYQTTGSSLADTLSVFEQHGDHYHISQTFETKCMGLHGSGSMTDYSIFACSDGVLSVKQTGDIFSAEKITYPISLTNMQCDGTSSSPARIGSFITNHHHNYAIGSACGQPYRVDPISKNMTPIVWTTDSRRRVVSYDFDAHGEHLMLLDDTGKLYILDVAQNYKQTAVLNVFPNGIEGKAVPSFIVNPNTKMIYMMDDSNQQIIEIDAEDGEIESKITLNFTPSHVTWFGVKAGHDDEHSH, from the coding sequence ATGAATCAAATAAATGCTTTGAGCCGTGCCATCGCGCTCGCCTTCTCTTCTTTAATCGCCGTTTCAGCACTTAGCGGCTGCGGGTCATCAGATGATAGGAAAACACCAATCGTAGATTCAGAACACGACCACGACCATGGAGACGATCATGACCATGATGATGAATCTGCTGTCAGCACTGAAATGGAACAAGGTCGTTTATTCATCACTGCAAAAGATGGCAGTCAAGCTTACATTTATAGCCTTGCTCAAGATAAAGTGATACAAACCCTACCTTTGACAGGTCAAGCCGATGCCGTACAAAGTAGTCCAGATGGTCATTACGCCGTCATCATGGATCGTACTAACAACGCGGTCAATTTTTATCATAGTGGGCTTGAGATTGAAAACCATGGCGATCATGATCACCCATATGCTCGTGATGCGGCAAAAATGCCATTACAGCTAAACTATACCCGTCCTGTACATTTTCAAACTTTTGGAGAACAAGCAGGGCTGTTTTTTGACGGCTTAGGTGCGACAGGCAATCCCATAGAAAACCCTGTGCAAGAAGCTGGATTTGTACTTGTAACAGATACCGGTATAGCTGACGGTACACTGCCTTATCAAAAGCTTAATACCAGCATGCACGGTACAGCGGAACCTAGAGGCAATTATGTGATTGCCTCACAGCGTTATCAGACAACCGGTAGCTCACTGGCTGATACGCTCTCTGTATTTGAACAGCATGGTGATCACTATCATATAAGCCAAACCTTTGAGACAAAATGCATGGGGTTGCATGGCAGTGGCAGCATGACCGATTACAGCATCTTTGCCTGTAGCGATGGCGTTTTAAGCGTCAAACAAACCGGAGACATCTTCAGCGCCGAAAAAATCACCTACCCTATTAGCTTAACCAATATGCAGTGTGACGGTACAAGTAGTAGTCCTGCTCGGATTGGCTCATTCATCACTAACCACCATCATAACTATGCCATTGGCAGCGCTTGCGGTCAGCCTTACCGTGTTGATCCTATCAGTAAAAACATGACACCGATTGTCTGGACAACAGACAGCCGTCGCCGTGTTGTCAGCTATGATTTTGATGCCCACGGAGAGCATTTAATGCTACTCGATGATACTGGCAAGTTATACATACTGGATGTCGCACAAAATTATAAGCAAACCGCCGTATTAAATGTTTTCCCTAATGGCATCGAAGGCAAAGCGGTTCCCTCATTTATTGTTAACCCAAACACGAAAATGATTTATATGATGGATGACTCAAACCAGCAAATCATCGAAATTGATGCTGAAGATGGTGAAATCGAGTCAAAAATAACACTGAATTTCACACCCTCTCATGTGACTTGGTTTGGTGTGAAAGCTGGGCATGATGATGAACATAGCCATTAG
- a CDS encoding nitroreductase family protein, whose protein sequence is MSNLKDLQQLAEKRRSIYALSNQLPVSNDEIVKLVEHAVLHTPSAFNSQSTRIVVLFGEDHEKLWDITEETLKVIVGDDEKFQGTKDKIAGFRAGAGTVLFFEDKGVVRNMQEAASLYADKFPIWAHQTSAMHQYVIWTALASLDIGANLQHYNPVIDQRVADAWDIADDWELNAQMVFGAIEQPAGDKAFQPIDERMKVFSK, encoded by the coding sequence ATGTCAAACCTAAAAGACTTACAACAATTGGCAGAAAAGCGCCGTTCTATCTATGCATTGAGCAATCAATTGCCAGTATCAAATGACGAAATCGTTAAGTTAGTTGAGCATGCGGTTTTGCATACGCCATCCGCTTTTAACTCACAATCGACGCGTATCGTGGTGTTATTCGGTGAAGATCATGAAAAATTATGGGATATTACTGAAGAGACACTCAAAGTGATTGTTGGCGATGACGAGAAGTTCCAAGGTACTAAAGATAAAATTGCAGGCTTTAGAGCGGGTGCGGGTACAGTATTGTTTTTCGAGGACAAAGGCGTCGTGAGAAACATGCAAGAAGCCGCCTCTTTATATGCGGATAAATTCCCAATCTGGGCACATCAAACCAGCGCGATGCATCAATATGTAATTTGGACGGCATTGGCGAGTTTAGATATCGGTGCTAACTTGCAGCATTATAATCCTGTCATCGATCAGAGAGTTGCCGATGCTTGGGACATCGCTGATGATTGGGAATTAAATGCGCAAATGGTGTTCGGCGCTATTGAGCAGCCAGCAGGCGATAAAGCGTTTCAGCCAATTGATGAACGTATGAAAGTATTCAGTAAATAA